TGTTTTAATCATTTTTATACTTGATTTCGGGTTGATGTTTTACTTTAAAATTTAATGAGTTGGCAATGAAACAATATTCATTTGCATTTTGATGAAGTTCGATTGCTTTTTCGACCATATCTTTTTCCGAAACCAAAATTTGGGGTTTTAGGATGATTTCTGTAAATTTTCCACTTCCGTTTTCGCTTTCTATCATTGTTCCTTCAGCAAAATCAAGATACTCCAAAACTAAAATTTTATTGACCGAACAAAAATGTAAATACCACAAAAGATGACAAGAAGAAACAGAAGCTAGCAACAAATCTTCAGGATTATGAAGCGCCGGATTCCCTAAAAACGCAGGGTCAGAAGAACCTTCGATTTCTGCTTTTCCATCCACCGAAATGATATAGCTTCTTTCATAGGAACGGTAATTTTTTGTGGACTCACCGGTATTTCCTGTCCATTCTATTTTTGATTTGTATTGATGATTTTTCATTTTTCATTTTTTTAAGTCCTGAAAGGACGATTTAATAAAGGATTGGATGAAGTCCAATCTAACGTATGATGAACAAAATTAATCCCAAAGATATTTTTCATCATATTCAATTTGGTATTTTTTATAATAATTAATGACTTCTGTTTTGAAATCAAATTCTCTATGATGTTCTCTTTGATTTTTAATATAACTCGTCACTGGGAAAATATTATTTGGACTTACGGAAAAAGCACCATAACCATCTTGCCAAAAGAAATTTTCATACTTTTTACCTTTCGTTTTTATCCATTTTGATGAATGCGCTTTTATTTCCTGCACCAATTTCATTAAAGCTATCTTTTTTGAAAGTAAACAAAGAATATGTATATGATTATCTGTACCTCCAATTTGCAATGCCGTGCTTTCAGAATCTTTACATAGCGTGGCAATGTATGAGAACAATTCTTTTTCTATGTTTTCATCAATAAAATCTTCGCGATGTTTTGTACTAAAAACAATATGGATGTAATTTTTAACTAATGATTGTGACATGTTTTTTTGTGTTCCGATTATTGTAATCGGATTTGCATCCGATTCTGTGCTAAATCGTCCTTTCAGGACTCGTTCTTTATTGAATCTTTAAATTCTTTTATTTTTTCTACATCTTTAATTCCAGGTTCAATTTCAAATTTTGAATTGATATCGAGGGCGAATGGTTGTTTTAACTTTGTCAAAGTTTTATTTTCATGCAGATTAACTTTGACAATTTTTTTCAAATTTTCAACATTTTCTAAAGAAATTCCGCCGCTTAAAAAATAAGGAAGTGGAATCTCTATGTCGTTCAAAATATTCCAATTGAATGTTTTTCCTGTTCCGCCGAACGCTATAGAATCGGTGTCGAAAAGGAGATAGTTGATAGTTGATGGTTGTTGGTTGATGGTTTTTTGTAATTCATCAGAAGATTGGTTGCCAATTCTAATAACGTTGATAATTTTAATGTTTTCGCCTATTAATTGTCTTAATTGCAATATGAATTTTTCATCTTCATCTCCGTGTAATTGAATCATATCAAGCTGAGCTTCTGAAGTGATTTCCACAATTGCTTTAATGCTTTCATTTACAAAAACGCCAACTTTTCTAAAATGTGGAATTTCAGCAATTTCTTTTAAACTCAAATAATTCAAAACGTATCTTGGTGATTTTTCGTAGAAAATAAAGCCAAGAAAATCAATTTTTAATGCCACTAATTCACGAATTTGATTGAGCTGTGTCAAACCACAAACTTTTAGCTTTGGTTGACGGTTGTTGGTTGATGGTTGTTGGCTTTCAATCATTGCTAAACTGTTATATTGTTACATTAGAAACAAATTCTCTGAATTTATTTCCCGGATTTTCATTTTTCATAAAATATTCGCCCATCAAAAAACCGTCAAATCCTTTTTCTTTTAAGAATCTGAAATCTTCTTCGTTATAAATTCCGCTTTCTGCAATCGATAAAATATTTTCTGGAAGCTGATTTTTTAGGTTTACAGAATGTTGTAAATCAACTTTGAAATCTTTTAAGTTTCTGTTATTAATTCCTACAAAATCGATGTTTTTGTTAATATGTTTGAGTTCTTCCTCAGTATGAATTTCCAATAAAACCTCTAAATTTAATTGATGAGCCAAATCGGTAAACTCTGAAACTTGTTGTGGCGAAAGACAAGCTGCAATCAACAAAATAACATCAGCTCCAATTGACTTTGCTTCATAAAACTGATATTCATCAATCATAAAATCTTTTCGCAAAATCGGAATTTGGATATGATTTCTTACGCTTAAAATATCATTAAAACTTCCACCGAAAAAATCTTTGTCGGTAAGAATGGAAATTGCACTTGCCCCAAATTTTTCATACGCTGAAGTTACTTCTAAAGGCGAAATTTGATTATTAATAATCCCTTTTGAAGGCGATTGTCTTTTATATTCAGCAATAATTCCGGATTTTGTTTTAATCGTTTCTTTTAACGAAAAAGTTTCTCGGTTGAAAAATTCGGAATCTTTAAGTTGTTCCACAGAGATTTTAGATTTTGAATCTTTAACTTCCTGCCTTTTTCTTTCTATGATTTTGTCTAAAATGTTCATTTTTAATAATTATCAATTGTAAATTTTAATAATACTGTATAGTTAATCATTAACAATTAATCATTAATAATTGAGCGAAGCGACTTCAGCGCTTTTCCTTCAAATAAACTTTCTTTCACTAAAGCCAAACAATCCTCATACGTCCCAAATTTCTTTGTGTGATGCAACGCAACCGCTGCATTGACTAAAACAACTGCGTTTTGTGAGTCCGTGCCGTTTCCTTCCAATATATTTTTAAAAATTTGTGCCGTTTCTTCGATGGTTTCTCCAGCTTTTATATTTTCAGAATCAACGGATTTAAATCCTAAATCTTCTGCCGAATAAATGTTTTCACCGCTTTTTGTAATGATTTTGCTGTCTTGAGTAAGGCTTATTTCGTCGTATCCATCCATTCCATGAACTAAAACAAAATCCTGATTTTCTTGCTGCAACAAATACTGATATATTCTTGCGATTTCCAGATTGTAAACTCCAATTACCGAAAATTGTGGTTTTGCTGGATTTACCAACGGACCAAGCAGATTGAAAAAAGTTCGTAAACCTAAGGATTTACGTAAAGCTCCGACAGATTGCAATGCAGGATGAAAATAAGGAGCGTGAAGAAAACAAATATTTGCTTTTTCCAAATCTTGATTGAGTTCGTCTGAAGTTTTTTTGAACTGATAGCCTAAAGCTTCTAAAACATTCGATGAACCTGTAACCGTTGATGCTCCGTAGTTTCCGTGTTTGGTCACTTTTTGTCCTGTACCAGCAACTACAAAACTTGCCAAAGTAGAAATGTTGATGGTATTTTTTCCGTCACCACCTGTTCCCACGATATCAATACTGCCATTGGTGTTCAAATTAACCGGAACAGCCATTTGAAGAAGTGCTTCTCTGAAACCTTTCAATTCTTCTAAGGTAATATTTCGCATCAGAAAAATACTGATAAAAGCTGTGACTTCAGTTGCGTTAAATTTATTTTGAGCTATCTCAATCATAAT
The sequence above is a segment of the Chryseobacterium turcicum genome. Coding sequences within it:
- a CDS encoding OsmC family protein — protein: MKNHQYKSKIEWTGNTGESTKNYRSYERSYIISVDGKAEIEGSSDPAFLGNPALHNPEDLLLASVSSCHLLWYLHFCSVNKILVLEYLDFAEGTMIESENGSGKFTEIILKPQILVSEKDMVEKAIELHQNANEYCFIANSLNFKVKHQPEIKYKND
- the tnpA gene encoding IS200/IS605 family transposase gives rise to the protein MSQSLVKNYIHIVFSTKHREDFIDENIEKELFSYIATLCKDSESTALQIGGTDNHIHILCLLSKKIALMKLVQEIKAHSSKWIKTKGKKYENFFWQDGYGAFSVSPNNIFPVTSYIKNQREHHREFDFKTEVINYYKKYQIEYDEKYLWD
- a CDS encoding phosphoribosylanthranilate isomerase, which translates into the protein MIESQQPSTNNRQPKLKVCGLTQLNQIRELVALKIDFLGFIFYEKSPRYVLNYLSLKEIAEIPHFRKVGVFVNESIKAIVEITSEAQLDMIQLHGDEDEKFILQLRQLIGENIKIINVIRIGNQSSDELQKTINQQPSTINYLLFDTDSIAFGGTGKTFNWNILNDIEIPLPYFLSGGISLENVENLKKIVKVNLHENKTLTKLKQPFALDINSKFEIEPGIKDVEKIKEFKDSIKNES
- the trpC gene encoding indole-3-glycerol phosphate synthase TrpC; amino-acid sequence: MNILDKIIERKRQEVKDSKSKISVEQLKDSEFFNRETFSLKETIKTKSGIIAEYKRQSPSKGIINNQISPLEVTSAYEKFGASAISILTDKDFFGGSFNDILSVRNHIQIPILRKDFMIDEYQFYEAKSIGADVILLIAACLSPQQVSEFTDLAHQLNLEVLLEIHTEEELKHINKNIDFVGINNRNLKDFKVDLQHSVNLKNQLPENILSIAESGIYNEEDFRFLKEKGFDGFLMGEYFMKNENPGNKFREFVSNVTI
- the trpD gene encoding anthranilate phosphoribosyltransferase, with amino-acid sequence MKEILEYLFNHHTLSKSQAKAIMIEIAQNKFNATEVTAFISIFLMRNITLEELKGFREALLQMAVPVNLNTNGSIDIVGTGGDGKNTINISTLASFVVAGTGQKVTKHGNYGASTVTGSSNVLEALGYQFKKTSDELNQDLEKANICFLHAPYFHPALQSVGALRKSLGLRTFFNLLGPLVNPAKPQFSVIGVYNLEIARIYQYLLQQENQDFVLVHGMDGYDEISLTQDSKIITKSGENIYSAEDLGFKSVDSENIKAGETIEETAQIFKNILEGNGTDSQNAVVLVNAAVALHHTKKFGTYEDCLALVKESLFEGKALKSLRSIIND